From the Candidatus Zixiibacteriota bacterium genome, the window CTGGTTTTCGATCTCCTGATTCAGCTCAAGAGATTCCAGGTAAGATTTTACAGCATTTTGCAGGTTTCCCATAAGATAATAGACAAAACCGATATTGTTTAAACTTCTGGCTATCTCCTCTTTGTTCCCCAGGTCCTTTTTTATCTGCAAGGATTCCGTGTGATATTCCAGTCCCTTTTTATACTGATGCTGCGAGACGTAGATCGAGCCCATATTATTCAGGGTGGAGGCTATATCGTGCTTGTTATCCAAAGATCGATGAATTTCCAGAGCTTCTCCAAACGCCTCCAAAGCCTTTTGATATTGAGAATCTATCCAGTAAATATTTCCTAAATTGTTCAGTGTGTGAGCGACCTCTTTATAATCTTTAAGTTTCTGAAAGGCCTCCTTTGCTTTAATCAAAAAGCTCAGTCCATTCTGGTGGTCATGTTTTAACCGGAAAAGTTCACCCAAGTCCTTATAGGTTTCAGCAATTAATTCAAGGTTCCCTGAAAGCCCTACCGTTTTCAGGATACCCTGGTAGTCTTTCAAAGCCAGGTTCAAATCGCCGATGTTTTTTAAGAACAGATCGCCCCTTTGCTTGAGGGCTTGAGCAGTTCTTTTCGATTTCTCCTTCTCGTCAGGAAGTTTTTCAGCGGCCGCCAAGGCTTTTTCCAGGTATTTTAGAGCCTGAGGAAAGTCCAGATCCTTCTGATTTTTGATTGCGCAGTTAAGGGAATAGTCATAAGCTTTAAAGTAATCATCGCTGAAGATGAAATGAGAAGCGATCTCCTCGGTCTCGATTTCTTCTCCGCTGGATTTTCGTCCCTCCAGAAAATATGCCAGTTTACGATGAAGAACTTCCTTCTCTCCTACGAAGTTCTTGTAGATTAAAGACTGGAGAGTCGGAGAAGAAAAGGCGTATACCAAGCTGGAAGTTTTCTTTTGAGCCTGGATAAGAATCCGGTCTTTCAGAAGGATGAAAAGAGACTCGAATATTTTGTCTTCTTCGTATCCTGTCAGGAATTTTATAGAGTTCAGGTCAAACTCCATACCGATAAGTGAAGCCAGATTGAGAAAATTCAAGACTTCCTCAGGGTATTTTTTTAGATTACCCAGGATGGTCTTCTCGATCGTGTCAGGGACATTGAGCCCTTTTAGAAGTTGTTCTTCAAATCTCAGGGAGCCTTTTTCAACATACAGGGCTTTCTTTTCAAACAGATACTTCAAAATTTCCAAAGCAAAAAGTGGAACCCCGGAGGAATTCCGGTAAATGAAATCAAGCAAAGTATCAGGGACGGTTTTCTGTCCTAACTTCTGAGACAGGTGCTTACCCAGGTTCTGCTTAGTAAGAGAGGGTAATCTCAGAAGGTGGAACTGATTTGAACCAGTCAGGCAGTTGATCAAAGATTTAAGCTTACCCTTTGGGTCTAAATTGGCTTCTTGTAGGGTTCCGCATAAGAAGAGCTTAGACTTCTCCAGGATTTTAGTCAGTTCCTCCAACAAAACCAGACTTCCTTCTCCCATATGGTGAAGGTCCTCAAAAGCTAAAACAAAAGGATAAAGATTAGAAGCCTCAAGTATGAAAGAAGAGAGTTTTTCCAGTTCTGAACTGGCCTGACTTTCTTTTTCATAACCTTCGTTTAAGAAAGATTTAAAAATCTCTTCGTATCTATCGCCAAATGAGGGATGAAGCTTTTGGAAAAAAGGCCAGATTCGGCTGAAAAGCTCTCTTACGGGCTGGAGAGGGTGGGTCTCATCCTTGAGGCAATCTATCTGAACAAAAAGAATCCCTTCAAGCTGGGCTTCCCTTTTTAGGTATTTAAGAAGAGTGGATTTACCTATTCCCATCTCTCCCTCGATCAGAAATAACCTTCCTCCGCGGGTAAGTGATTCATCCAGCTCTTTTTTCAGTGCCTGGTATTCTTTCTCCCGGTCGAGGATCTTACCACCGTAGATTCTGTTTAAATAGGAAGTCTTCTCAGATCCCCAGGCTGGGAAAGGAGTAATATCCGAAAGAGCCTCTTTTAGCTCTGATATATTCTGAAAGCGATCTTCAGGTTTTTTTTCAAGCAGTTTCAGAACCAGTGAGTCCAGACCCTGCGGCAATTCAGGTCTAAAGGCAGACGGTGGAGGGGCAGTTTTCTCCAGGTGGTCAGACCTCAAAATCAAAGGGTCTTCAGAGGAAAAAGGGACCCTTGAGGTCAGAAGCTCAAATAAGATTATCCCCAGGGAATAAAGGTCTGTTCGTGAGTCAATTTCTCGACCGAGGAAGACCTCTGGAGCCATATATTCGAGTGTCCCTGAGGTACTGGACGAAACCTGAGAAAAGGTTCTGCGCGCCAATCCGAAGTCCAGAAGTTTTACGGAGAAAATATTGCGAGTCAACTTGAAATTGGATGGTTTTAGGTCGGCATGAACAAGATCCTGAGAGTGAAGGTAATCCAGTATGTCACAGATCTGCCAGACTACCTGATAAAACCTGTTTAAATCCTGCCGGGCAATTTCAGAAGTGAGCTCTTCTCCCTGAACCATCTCCATAGTGTAGAAGGCGCTTTTGTCGATAGTATACCCGAAATCATAAACCTCCACTATCCCGGGGTGAGAGAGCTCTGAGGTCAGTCTGAACTCCTGCTTGAATCTCTCCAGGCTGTCTTCTTTCTGCTCTTCTTGGGCAGAATGGAGCTTCAGGGCAACAGTTTTTCCCTCCCATAGATCAGAGACTTCAAAGACTTTTCCCAGGCCGCCCTGGCCAATTTCCTTTATGATTTGATAGCGTGGAGTAATAAACTCTTTTTCGGTTGACATAATTTCAGAATATTTTTTAAAGATAGGAGAGGGAGAATTTCAAATTTCTAAAAAAAGGGTCTTAACGTCATTAACAATTTAAGAAGAGCTTAAAGGAAAGCTGATCAAGAAAGAGGTTCCTTCCCCTAACTGGCTTTCCACCTTTATTTCCCCTTTATGGTTCTTTATGATCTTCTGACAGGTCACCAGCCCCAAGCCGTGACCTTCTTTTTTGGTGGTGAAATGCGGCTCAAAGATCTTACTTAAGTTCTCCGCCGGGATCCCCGTGCCGTTGTCCTCTATTTTCACCCAGATTTTTTTCTCTTCAGGCTTGTATTCACTGGAGATCCAAATCTCCCCTTTTCCTTCTGGTTTTTCTTTTATGGATTCAGCCGCATTGTTCAGCAGGTTCAAGAAGACCTGCTGAATCTGGCCTGCATCTAATTCCAGCATAGGTAACTCCGGGTCAAAGTTGGGGTTGAACTTTATCTGGGAGAACTTGGTCTGCGGTTTTAAGGAGAAGAGCAGGTCCTCGATCAGGTTTTTCAGGTCATATTTCTCCACCTTAGTTTCCAGCCTGGAAAAATCCATCAGCCCGTCGGTGAAGCGCTTCATAGTGTTGACACTTTCCAGGATAGCCTTGGCATTGGAGGAGACTTTTTCGATCTCTCCTTTTTTCAAGTGTAAAGGTAAAAGCTCAGCATTGTTCAGGATTATGGTAAGGTAGTTATTTAACTCATGCCCTATGGAAGCTGACATCTCCCCGGCAGCCACCAGTTTCTCGGACTGGATAAGCCTTTTCTCTAAAAGCACCTTATCGGTGATGTCCTCCACTACCAGGATCAAGCCCATTATCCGATTTTCAACATTCTCCAAAGGACTGACCTTCAGGGATAAGACCAGTTCCTCCTCTTTGAACTTGTGGAAGGATTTTGCCTCCTCATAGGGTTGGCCAGTATAGAGTACCTGATAACAGATCTTCTTCCATTTGTTCTTCTCCTCTTCAGGCACTAAATCTAAAATGGAGACCTGGCTAAAGGAAAGGTCTGAGAGGTCCTCTTTCCAGCCGGTCCTCTTGAAGATCTCCTTAGAAGCTTGGTTGGCGATAGTAATCCAGAGATTATTATCAACCACGATCAAGCCAATCGGGGTACGGCTGACCACGTTTTCGTTATATATTTTCAGGGCTAAGAGGTTCTCGTATAATTTGGCATTCTCAATGGCAATGGCAGCCTGCCCGGCAAAAAGCTCAAAAACATAAAGGTCGCTCTGTAAAAATACATTGTTTTTAGAGGAGTTGTCCAGATACAAAATCCCGATGATCTTCTCCTTACTTTTCAGGGGAACGCACATTATCGATTTTAACTTAAGCTCCAGGATGCTTTTTTGCTTGGAGAACCTCTCGTCCTTTAAGGCGTCGCTGGTGTAAATCGATTCTCCAGTGGTAGCCACTTTATTGGCAATCGACATACTGATTCTGAAATCCTCTTTATTCAAGGATTCGTTGGTTATATTATGCGCGGTCTTGAACTGCAACTCTCCCTTATCATCCAAGAGCATCAGGAAACCTCTTTCTGCTCTTAGCAAAGAGACAGCTTTTTTCATCACTGTCTGCAGGATATCATCCAGGACCAAAGTAGAGTTGATCGCCTGGCTGACCTCTAAGAGGGCTTCTAAATCGTCATTTTTAAATTTTCCAGTAGTGTTATTTTGTAAACGGGGGTGTGCGGTCTGGACTTTCTGAAAGAGGCTTTCCATTTCCTCCAAGGCAGTTTTGTCCTTTTTGTTAACCCCAGAGTTGTTCATTCCCATCCTCCACAGGAGAAGAGTTTAAAAGATAAAGATTCATTTCTTTTTATCGGCAGATTGGGCATTTTTATAATGGTAAAATCAGAGGAAAAAGGTTTTTAGAAGTGGGAAAGATACCTTTCAAAGCTTTTTTTTCGTAGGGGAGGGGCTCGTCCCCTCCCGCCAT encodes:
- a CDS encoding tetratricopeptide repeat protein, with translation MSTEKEFITPRYQIIKEIGQGGLGKVFEVSDLWEGKTVALKLHSAQEEQKEDSLERFKQEFRLTSELSHPGIVEVYDFGYTIDKSAFYTMEMVQGEELTSEIARQDLNRFYQVVWQICDILDYLHSQDLVHADLKPSNFKLTRNIFSVKLLDFGLARRTFSQVSSSTSGTLEYMAPEVFLGREIDSRTDLYSLGIILFELLTSRVPFSSEDPLILRSDHLEKTAPPPSAFRPELPQGLDSLVLKLLEKKPEDRFQNISELKEALSDITPFPAWGSEKTSYLNRIYGGKILDREKEYQALKKELDESLTRGGRLFLIEGEMGIGKSTLLKYLKREAQLEGILFVQIDCLKDETHPLQPVRELFSRIWPFFQKLHPSFGDRYEEIFKSFLNEGYEKESQASSELEKLSSFILEASNLYPFVLAFEDLHHMGEGSLVLLEELTKILEKSKLFLCGTLQEANLDPKGKLKSLINCLTGSNQFHLLRLPSLTKQNLGKHLSQKLGQKTVPDTLLDFIYRNSSGVPLFALEILKYLFEKKALYVEKGSLRFEEQLLKGLNVPDTIEKTILGNLKKYPEEVLNFLNLASLIGMEFDLNSIKFLTGYEEDKIFESLFILLKDRILIQAQKKTSSLVYAFSSPTLQSLIYKNFVGEKEVLHRKLAYFLEGRKSSGEEIETEEIASHFIFSDDYFKAYDYSLNCAIKNQKDLDFPQALKYLEKALAAAEKLPDEKEKSKRTAQALKQRGDLFLKNIGDLNLALKDYQGILKTVGLSGNLELIAETYKDLGELFRLKHDHQNGLSFLIKAKEAFQKLKDYKEVAHTLNNLGNIYWIDSQYQKALEAFGEALEIHRSLDNKHDIASTLNNMGSIYVSQHQYKKGLEYHTESLQIKKDLGNKEEIARSLNNIGFVYYLMGNLQNAVKSYLESLELNQEIENQKEISINLVNLSESYFKLGDYQKAIDYASQGLKIARDIGFQQPVGYLLKSLANIDLETGSYQRALAQLKEALDLSDEIKDKELKVSVLLSLGRLFFLLNRAEDANRFLEEAQEISQQINDKRTQIAVGRLKGILLRKHKKTAEALKLLENSISLAEELNSLEDKLSLSLDFAWAYLDSEQNQMLETSLENAKKIIEQNNMPLIESEYYYMLFRKEFRQGNLNQALKYSETALEKASGLNRLEIIWRIYYLRGKLYFLNNDLESAYKEYEKAGKLIKTLSQNIDDPELKQSYLNEKEKLDLLTDIKRLAEAMMSSA
- a CDS encoding ATP-binding protein; protein product: MNNSGVNKKDKTALEEMESLFQKVQTAHPRLQNNTTGKFKNDDLEALLEVSQAINSTLVLDDILQTVMKKAVSLLRAERGFLMLLDDKGELQFKTAHNITNESLNKEDFRISMSIANKVATTGESIYTSDALKDERFSKQKSILELKLKSIMCVPLKSKEKIIGILYLDNSSKNNVFLQSDLYVFELFAGQAAIAIENAKLYENLLALKIYNENVVSRTPIGLIVVDNNLWITIANQASKEIFKRTGWKEDLSDLSFSQVSILDLVPEEEKNKWKKICYQVLYTGQPYEEAKSFHKFKEEELVLSLKVSPLENVENRIMGLILVVEDITDKVLLEKRLIQSEKLVAAGEMSASIGHELNNYLTIILNNAELLPLHLKKGEIEKVSSNAKAILESVNTMKRFTDGLMDFSRLETKVEKYDLKNLIEDLLFSLKPQTKFSQIKFNPNFDPELPMLELDAGQIQQVFLNLLNNAAESIKEKPEGKGEIWISSEYKPEEKKIWVKIEDNGTGIPAENLSKIFEPHFTTKKEGHGLGLVTCQKIIKNHKGEIKVESQLGEGTSFLISFPLSSS